One genomic window of Anaerolineae bacterium includes the following:
- a CDS encoding thiolase domain-containing protein, with protein MRNVAILGVGMVPFERREDDSLLDMLSMAALKAMDDANIGNRPIDAVYVGNMGAGLFNHQLAVASALVDSLNLFPAAADSVENGPASGGSALKNGILAVASGYYNLVLVVGGEKMRDVIGPKATDIVAAMTHPQAEYIYGATLPSMAGMFARLYMQQYGVTEEHLAKVAIKNHQNGMLNPYAHIHMNISLEGILTSPHSIVNNPIVADPLRLYDCCPVSDGAAACLLCPADMVKEFKKPAVIVAGFGQATDTHTLQERADPTDLKAVRLAAQKAFEMAKLSPKDIDVAELHDAFTILEIAESEHAGFFEKGAGAKALASGETQIGGSLPINPSGGLKARGHPVGATGVAQVVELVWQLRGEADERQVKDAEKGFSLNFGGFGNNVVAFVLRRES; from the coding sequence ATGAGAAACGTAGCTATTTTAGGCGTGGGTATGGTTCCTTTTGAGCGGCGCGAAGACGATAGCCTGCTGGATATGCTTTCGATGGCCGCCCTCAAGGCAATGGACGACGCCAACATTGGCAATAGACCCATTGACGCAGTTTACGTGGGCAATATGGGCGCGGGCCTGTTTAATCACCAACTGGCGGTGGCCAGCGCCCTGGTTGACAGCCTCAACCTCTTCCCGGCCGCAGCCGACAGCGTGGAAAACGGCCCGGCTTCCGGGGGGTCGGCTTTAAAGAACGGCATTTTGGCCGTAGCCTCCGGCTATTACAACCTGGTGCTGGTAGTGGGCGGCGAAAAAATGCGCGACGTGATTGGGCCAAAAGCCACCGATATTGTGGCCGCCATGACCCATCCCCAGGCCGAGTACATTTATGGGGCCACCCTGCCCTCGATGGCCGGGATGTTTGCCCGACTCTACATGCAACAATATGGCGTTACCGAAGAGCATCTGGCCAAAGTGGCGATCAAAAACCACCAAAACGGCATGCTCAACCCCTACGCCCATATTCACATGAATATCTCGTTAGAAGGCATCCTGACCAGCCCCCACTCCATTGTTAACAATCCCATTGTGGCCGACCCGCTGCGGCTATACGACTGCTGCCCGGTCAGCGACGGGGCCGCCGCCTGCTTGCTCTGCCCGGCGGATATGGTCAAGGAGTTCAAAAAACCGGCGGTGATAGTAGCCGGGTTTGGCCAGGCCACCGACACGCACACCCTGCAAGAACGGGCCGACCCCACAGATTTGAAAGCCGTGCGGCTGGCCGCGCAAAAGGCGTTTGAGATGGCCAAACTCTCTCCCAAAGATATTGACGTGGCCGAACTGCACGACGCTTTCACTATTCTGGAAATTGCCGAAAGTGAGCACGCCGGCTTCTTTGAAAAAGGCGCCGGGGCCAAAGCCCTGGCCTCCGGTGAAACGCAAATAGGCGGCAGTCTGCCCATCAATCCCTCCGGCGGCCTCAAAGCGCGAGGGCATCCGGTGGGTGCCACGGGCGTGGCTCAGGTAGTCGAACTGGTGTGGCAACTTCGCGGCGAGGCCGACGAACGGCAGGTGAAAGATGCCGAAAAAGGTTTCTCGCTTAACTTTGGCGGCTTTGGCAATAACGTGGTGGCCTTTGTTTTAAGGAGAGAATCATGA
- a CDS encoding GxxExxY protein, translating to MKAFVPIPEEVERVGRVLLEAGMEVHRSLGPGFIERIYEEALCHELTLRNTSFERQKTIEVFYKNVSLGEQRIDLVINDMIIVELKAVEKILPIHEAQLLSYLKATNLRLGFILNFNVPLFKNGIRRMVL from the coding sequence ATGAAGGCATTTGTGCCTATACCGGAAGAGGTGGAGAGAGTTGGTCGTGTGCTACTTGAGGCGGGGATGGAAGTCCATCGGTCATTGGGGCCTGGGTTTATCGAGCGAATCTATGAAGAGGCGTTGTGTCACGAACTGACCTTACGTAACACATCTTTTGAGCGTCAGAAGACAATTGAAGTGTTTTACAAAAATGTGTCACTTGGAGAACAACGTATTGACTTGGTCATAAACGATATGATCATCGTCGAACTCAAGGCCGTAGAAAAAATCCTGCCTATCCACGAAGCGCAACTACTCTCATATCTCAAAGCCACCAACCTCCGGCTGGGTTTCATTCTTAACTTTAACGTTCCGCTCTTTAAGAATGGCATCAGGCGTATGGTATTATGA
- a CDS encoding cyclase family protein: protein MKLIDLTIPFGVATPPWPTYEPLQLKYFKRQAPNGANGQLLTHSNHLGTHLDGEIHFYTAGKDIAALDLNEFLMGPGVVVDLSDAAGDYQIYTSKMIEERVEVRENDILIIHTGYHHFGWDMPTADEVRYMVQHSGPDREFAEWAKAKKIRWIGVDCGSADHPMNTIIRDWMPRQAIEADRVFQEMYGASLAEVFTPDKYQLMHIEMFPHHIIHAECIGGDIDLLLNRRTTIGFFPWRFVDGESSIGRCVALVDEAEYEELMARKAQLPQTRFGDCYNPEHVKRIEQLTKRF from the coding sequence ATGAAACTGATTGATTTGACTATTCCCTTTGGGGTGGCTACCCCGCCGTGGCCCACCTACGAACCGTTACAACTGAAGTATTTTAAACGACAGGCCCCCAACGGGGCCAACGGCCAGTTGCTGACTCACTCCAATCACCTGGGCACCCACCTGGACGGCGAAATCCACTTTTACACCGCCGGTAAAGATATTGCCGCCCTGGATTTGAACGAATTCCTGATGGGGCCGGGGGTGGTGGTGGATTTGTCTGACGCGGCAGGCGACTACCAGATTTACACCTCCAAAATGATTGAGGAACGGGTGGAAGTGCGCGAAAACGACATCCTCATCATCCACACCGGCTACCATCATTTTGGCTGGGACATGCCTACCGCCGACGAAGTGCGCTACATGGTGCAGCATTCCGGCCCCGACCGCGAATTTGCCGAGTGGGCCAAAGCCAAAAAAATCCGCTGGATTGGCGTGGACTGCGGCAGCGCCGACCATCCCATGAACACCATCATTCGCGATTGGATGCCGCGCCAGGCCATCGAAGCCGACCGGGTCTTTCAAGAGATGTATGGCGCGTCCCTGGCCGAAGTTTTCACCCCCGATAAATACCAGTTAATGCACATTGAAATGTTCCCCCACCACATCATCCACGCCGAGTGCATTGGCGGCGACATTGACCTGCTGCTCAACCGGCGCACCACCATCGGTTTTTTCCCGTGGCGTTTTGTGGATGGGGAATCTTCCATCGGCCGCTGCGTGGCTCTGGTGGACGAGGCCGAGTACGAGGAACTGATGGCCCGCAAAGCCCAGTTACCCCAAACCCGTTTTGGCGATTGTTACAACCCTGAGCACGTAAAGCGGATTGAGCAATTAACCAAACGTTTTTAA
- a CDS encoding xanthine permease: MAVATQEKKLIGYLPNDTPPWGPMIGLAFQHVLTMFPATVLVAILTGFDVGVTLFASGLATIIALLVSSRLAKSYIPLYYGSSFSYIAPVVAITMTNIYNVDDPVTRIRIAQGGIVMTGVLNVLVGILIRYVGKDKLDKVLPPEVTGSVATVIGIALAFAALGMAEANWAVALITLLVTILFSVYLRGRGFIGMLPVLLGALVGYIVSIPLGLVDFVPVGEAAWFRVPQFTFPIFWSQAAGLAPLLAIAPIAIATIPESTAHLYQISLYVDQLAGEMKRPPVKLSRFIGLNLVCDGIGDAVNGLLGGCAGTNYGENNSLMAITRNYSGPALITAGVIAILLGFIGKLAALVGTLPLAVTGGLAIYLFGVIGAQGIALQIAQKVNMFDPRKLAVIATILVIGIGGAIGFEGGMIPFYGLNLPSIATSAVVGIILNLIFLIFPARQIDREFEEVPIEALELEV; the protein is encoded by the coding sequence ATGGCAGTTGCAACTCAAGAAAAGAAACTGATTGGGTATCTTCCCAATGATACCCCGCCCTGGGGGCCGATGATTGGCCTGGCCTTCCAGCACGTGCTGACCATGTTCCCGGCGACAGTGCTGGTGGCTATTCTCACCGGTTTTGATGTGGGCGTCACGCTGTTTGCCTCGGGCCTGGCCACCATCATTGCCCTGCTGGTATCGTCACGGCTGGCCAAGAGCTATATCCCCCTATACTATGGTTCGAGTTTCTCCTACATTGCCCCGGTGGTCGCTATTACTATGACCAATATTTATAATGTTGACGACCCGGTCACCCGCATCCGCATTGCCCAGGGCGGTATTGTGATGACCGGCGTGCTCAACGTGCTGGTGGGCATTCTTATTCGTTACGTGGGTAAAGATAAACTCGACAAAGTTTTGCCGCCAGAAGTGACCGGCTCGGTGGCCACGGTCATTGGCATTGCCCTGGCCTTTGCCGCCCTGGGCATGGCCGAGGCTAACTGGGCGGTTGCCTTGATTACCTTACTGGTGACCATCCTGTTCTCGGTTTACCTGCGCGGGCGAGGTTTTATTGGCATGCTGCCGGTGCTGTTAGGGGCGCTGGTGGGTTATATTGTCTCCATCCCCCTGGGGTTGGTAGACTTTGTACCGGTGGGTGAAGCAGCCTGGTTCCGCGTGCCCCAATTCACGTTCCCCATATTTTGGAGTCAGGCCGCCGGGCTGGCCCCGCTGCTGGCCATTGCTCCCATCGCCATTGCCACCATCCCGGAGAGCACGGCTCACCTCTACCAGATTAGCCTGTACGTAGACCAGTTGGCCGGTGAAATGAAAAGACCGCCGGTCAAGTTAAGCCGCTTCATCGGCCTGAACCTGGTTTGCGACGGCATTGGCGACGCGGTTAACGGCCTGCTGGGCGGCTGCGCCGGCACCAACTACGGCGAGAACAACTCGCTGATGGCCATCACCCGCAACTATTCCGGCCCGGCCCTGATTACAGCCGGGGTGATTGCCATCCTGCTGGGGTTCATCGGCAAACTGGCCGCGCTGGTGGGCACCCTGCCCCTGGCCGTAACCGGCGGCCTGGCTATTTACCTGTTCGGCGTGATTGGCGCGCAGGGGATCGCCCTGCAAATTGCCCAAAAAGTCAATATGTTTGATCCGCGCAAGCTGGCCGTGATTGCCACCATCCTGGTCATCGGCATTGGCGGGGCCATTGGCTTTGAGGGAGGGATGATTCCGTTTTACGGGCTGAATCTGCCCTCTATTGCTACCTCGGCCGTCGTCGGGATTATTCTCAACCTTATCTTCCTGATCTTCCCGGCCAGGCAGATTGACAGGGAGTTTGAAGAAGTACCCATCGAGGCCCTGGAACTGGAAGTCTAA
- a CDS encoding xanthine dehydrogenase family protein subunit M: MLAKPGLPSFDYVQASTPDEAAGLLKEHGPSARLLMGGTDLFARMRDGFIQPQVVVDVKRLPGIQDVVYHERTGLTIGAAVTMNQVARHAAVQTHYPLLAEAANSVASYQLRNRATIGGNLCNASPAADTAPAVLVLAGRMVLHGPNGAREVPANEFFLGPGKTAMQAGELMTAIRLPAPPPGSAGKYLKLGRNVKGDLAIVGVAVFAFPDQTTPAGYCFRLALASVAPVPLRALEAEEFLAAHPPDEKTFALAADKAMAAAAPIDDVRASAAYRQAMVRALTLRGLRIVWAQLRRQA, from the coding sequence ATGCTGGCAAAACCTGGCCTGCCAAGTTTTGATTATGTACAAGCAAGCACGCCCGATGAGGCCGCCGGTTTATTAAAAGAGCACGGCCCGTCGGCCAGGCTGCTGATGGGCGGCACCGATCTTTTTGCGCGGATGCGCGACGGCTTTATCCAGCCCCAGGTAGTGGTGGATGTTAAACGCCTGCCGGGGATACAGGATGTGGTTTACCACGAACGTACGGGCTTGACCATTGGCGCCGCAGTGACCATGAACCAGGTGGCCCGGCATGCCGCGGTGCAAACGCACTACCCGCTGCTGGCGGAAGCGGCCAACTCGGTGGCCTCGTACCAACTGCGGAACCGGGCCACTATTGGCGGTAACCTGTGCAACGCCTCCCCCGCCGCCGACACCGCCCCGGCCGTCCTGGTATTGGCGGGCCGGATGGTGCTACATGGGCCAAACGGGGCGCGGGAAGTACCGGCGAATGAGTTTTTCCTCGGCCCCGGTAAAACGGCTATGCAAGCCGGAGAATTGATGACGGCCATTCGCCTGCCGGCACCGCCCCCCGGCAGCGCCGGTAAATACTTAAAATTAGGCCGCAACGTCAAGGGCGACCTGGCGATTGTGGGCGTGGCGGTTTTTGCTTTCCCCGACCAAACCACGCCGGCCGGTTACTGCTTTCGCCTGGCTCTGGCCTCGGTGGCGCCGGTGCCGCTGCGGGCGCTAGAGGCGGAGGAATTTTTGGCCGCCCACCCGCCGGATGAAAAAACTTTTGCCCTGGCCGCCGACAAAGCAATGGCCGCCGCCGCGCCCATTGACGACGTGCGCGCCAGCGCCGCCTATCGCCAGGCCATGGTGCGGGCGCTCACCTTGCGGGGCCTGCGGATAGTCTGGGCGCAACTAAGGAGGCAAGCATGA
- a CDS encoding (2Fe-2S)-binding protein, translating to MSKHSIIVTVNGVKEWLDVPANMTLLQMLRDELALTGTKNGCAAGECGACTVLLNGEPVNSCLVLAVEADGAEIVTVEGLARDEQLDVIQQAFVDEGGVQCGFCTPGMLISARALLDRHPHPSEEEIREALLGNLCRCTGYTRIVWAVQKAARSV from the coding sequence ATGAGCAAACATTCCATTATAGTAACGGTAAACGGCGTTAAAGAATGGTTAGACGTGCCGGCCAATATGACCCTGCTGCAAATGCTGCGCGACGAGTTGGCCCTTACCGGCACTAAAAACGGCTGCGCCGCCGGAGAGTGCGGAGCCTGCACCGTGCTACTCAACGGCGAGCCGGTCAATTCCTGCCTGGTATTGGCCGTGGAGGCTGACGGCGCGGAAATTGTTACAGTTGAGGGGCTGGCCCGCGACGAGCAGTTAGACGTGATCCAACAAGCGTTTGTGGATGAAGGCGGGGTGCAATGCGGCTTCTGCACGCCGGGCATGCTTATCTCGGCGCGGGCGCTGCTGGATCGTCATCCCCACCCCAGCGAAGAAGAAATCCGCGAGGCGCTGTTGGGCAATCTTTGCCGCTGCACCGGCTACACCCGGATTGTGTGGGCCGTGCAGAAGGCTGCAAGGAGTGTATAA
- a CDS encoding molybdopterin-dependent oxidoreductase produces the protein MNNQTHTVNPVGQSVSRVDAFDKVTGAAQFTDDLQFGPGLLYGRVVRSPHPHALIKKVDAGKALVLPGVKAVVTGADTPGFIGLYLKDRHIFCADRVRYVGDPVAGVIAVSEEIAEEATRLVEVEYQELPAVFDPLEAIKPNAPLLHPDLGSYEVVPFIFPQAGSNVSNVFRVRKGDPKAAWAQCDAIVEETYRVPHIQHVPIEPHVAIAQWDRSGEVTLWSSTQSPFAQRDLIAQTLGISQGDMRVIGNYIGGGFGAKAGVAMEAIAVAMARKMQGRPVKVRMTREEEFYCCFVRQGLVAKVKIGGTKAGQVLALQVEYYWDAGAYTEYGVNITRASGYSSTGPYNIPNVKTDSYCLYTNHPVGGPMRGFGMPEIHWSIEQSVDRLAGALGIDPVAFRLQNCIKGGDTIVTGMTMHPTGLTECIQKVSKAIEWDKDELASVPHKRRGKGVAVCWKAPAMPPNPGSEAWVRFNEDATLSVGLGGQELGQGAFTVAAQMAAEALGVPYEWVRISRPVDTKYSPYEWQTVASRITWSMGNAVKAAAEDARQQVLEIVAKYWHEDPTDLDIRDGEVISYKSEQSLSLKKMVVYGLPLPNDQGWMGGPIIGRGKFMPAYVTSLDAETGQGARAVVHYTTGAQAVEVEVDIETGQVEILRLAAAYDVGKAINPEQVHAQLEGGVVQGASSALFEALRLEQGQPLNPSFVDYRIMTAVDAPRKIISEYVEVPQDDGPWGARGIGEHPMIATAPAIANAIYKALGIRFNDMPLTAEKIYLALQKES, from the coding sequence ATGAACAATCAAACCCACACTGTTAATCCTGTCGGCCAAAGCGTATCCCGCGTGGATGCTTTTGATAAAGTGACCGGCGCGGCCCAGTTCACCGACGACCTGCAATTTGGGCCGGGCCTGCTCTACGGGCGGGTCGTGCGCAGTCCTCACCCGCACGCGCTCATTAAAAAAGTGGACGCCGGCAAAGCACTGGTCCTGCCCGGCGTAAAAGCGGTAGTAACCGGCGCGGACACGCCCGGCTTTATCGGCCTGTATCTCAAAGACCGCCACATCTTCTGCGCTGACCGGGTGCGCTACGTGGGCGATCCGGTGGCCGGAGTGATTGCCGTGAGCGAGGAGATTGCCGAGGAAGCTACCCGCCTGGTTGAGGTAGAGTATCAAGAACTGCCCGCCGTGTTTGACCCGCTGGAAGCCATCAAACCTAACGCCCCCCTGCTTCACCCCGATTTGGGGTCTTATGAGGTTGTGCCCTTTATCTTTCCCCAGGCAGGCAGCAACGTGTCCAACGTTTTCCGGGTGCGTAAGGGCGACCCCAAGGCCGCCTGGGCACAGTGCGATGCCATTGTGGAAGAAACCTACCGCGTGCCACACATTCAGCACGTGCCTATTGAACCGCACGTGGCCATTGCCCAATGGGATCGCTCTGGCGAAGTGACGCTGTGGAGCAGCACCCAGTCTCCCTTTGCCCAGCGCGACCTCATTGCCCAGACGTTGGGCATTTCCCAGGGCGATATGCGCGTGATTGGCAACTATATTGGCGGCGGCTTTGGGGCCAAGGCCGGCGTGGCGATGGAGGCCATTGCCGTGGCCATGGCTCGCAAGATGCAGGGCCGCCCGGTAAAAGTGCGGATGACCCGCGAGGAAGAATTCTACTGCTGTTTTGTGCGGCAGGGGTTGGTAGCCAAAGTAAAAATTGGGGGGACCAAAGCGGGCCAGGTGCTGGCCCTGCAAGTTGAGTATTATTGGGACGCCGGAGCCTATACCGAGTACGGGGTCAATATCACCCGCGCCTCCGGCTATTCTTCTACCGGCCCGTATAATATCCCCAACGTTAAAACCGACTCTTACTGCCTCTACACCAACCATCCTGTGGGCGGGCCGATGCGCGGCTTTGGCATGCCGGAGATTCACTGGAGCATCGAGCAGTCGGTGGACCGGCTGGCCGGGGCGCTGGGGATTGACCCGGTGGCCTTTCGCCTGCAAAACTGCATCAAAGGCGGCGATACCATTGTGACCGGCATGACCATGCACCCCACCGGCCTGACGGAGTGCATTCAAAAAGTGAGCAAAGCCATTGAGTGGGATAAGGATGAGCTGGCCTCGGTCCCGCACAAACGGCGGGGCAAGGGTGTGGCCGTGTGCTGGAAAGCCCCGGCCATGCCGCCCAACCCCGGCTCCGAAGCCTGGGTGCGCTTTAACGAGGACGCTACCCTCAGCGTGGGATTGGGCGGGCAGGAGTTAGGCCAGGGCGCGTTTACCGTGGCCGCGCAAATGGCCGCCGAGGCCCTGGGCGTGCCCTACGAATGGGTGCGCATCTCCCGGCCCGTGGACACCAAATACAGCCCCTACGAATGGCAAACCGTAGCCAGCCGCATTACCTGGTCAATGGGCAACGCAGTGAAGGCAGCAGCCGAGGACGCCCGGCAGCAGGTTTTGGAGATTGTGGCCAAATACTGGCACGAGGACCCAACCGATTTGGACATCCGGGATGGCGAGGTTATCTCTTATAAAAGCGAGCAATCGCTCTCCCTGAAAAAGATGGTGGTTTACGGCCTGCCGCTGCCCAACGACCAGGGCTGGATGGGCGGCCCCATCATTGGCCGAGGCAAGTTTATGCCCGCTTACGTAACCAGCCTGGACGCCGAAACCGGCCAGGGAGCGCGGGCCGTGGTGCATTACACCACCGGGGCGCAAGCCGTTGAGGTAGAAGTGGACATCGAAACCGGCCAGGTGGAAATTTTGCGGCTGGCCGCAGCCTACGACGTGGGCAAAGCCATCAACCCCGAACAGGTGCATGCTCAATTAGAGGGCGGCGTGGTGCAGGGGGCCAGTTCCGCCCTCTTTGAGGCGCTCCGGCTGGAACAGGGGCAGCCGCTGAATCCCTCTTTTGTGGATTACCGGATTATGACCGCGGTGGACGCGCCCCGCAAAATCATCAGCGAGTATGTGGAAGTGCCGCAAGACGACGGGCCATGGGGCGCGCGGGGCATTGGCGAGCATCCCATGATTGCCACAGCTCCGGCCATTGCCAACGCCATCTATAAGGCCCTGGGCATTCGCTTTAACGATATGCCTCTAACGGCAGAAAAGATTTATCTGGCGCTGCAAAAAGAATCCTGA
- the surE gene encoding 5'/3'-nucleotidase SurE, producing the protein MTNRPLILVTNDDGINSPGLHAAAEAVADLGDLLIVAPTFQQSGAGRSFLLKADRTIHPTTICVNGQQHPAYKADVTPAQAVVLALVELAQRPIDLCLSGINYGENIGSGITASGTVGAALEAASANVPALAISLGTPEQYYFSHSREIDFSTAAHFTRYFAQKTLKHGLPARVDLLKIDVPATATAQTPWRTASISRQRYFESVKPQKPSDRDYQIYIDHDTLEPESDIYVFAVDKQVAVAPMTIDLTAPIALESVVRFFNGKSG; encoded by the coding sequence GTGACCAACCGGCCTTTGATTTTAGTTACCAACGACGACGGCATCAACTCCCCCGGCTTGCACGCCGCCGCCGAGGCGGTAGCCGATTTGGGCGACTTGCTGATTGTGGCGCCTACGTTCCAACAAAGCGGGGCCGGTCGCAGCTTTTTGTTAAAAGCGGATAGAACCATCCACCCCACTACTATTTGCGTTAATGGCCAACAACATCCCGCTTATAAAGCCGATGTTACCCCGGCTCAGGCCGTGGTGCTGGCCCTGGTAGAACTGGCTCAGCGTCCCATTGACCTGTGCCTCAGCGGCATCAACTATGGCGAGAACATTGGGTCGGGCATTACGGCTTCCGGCACGGTTGGCGCAGCCCTGGAAGCGGCCAGCGCCAACGTGCCCGCCCTGGCCATTAGCCTGGGCACCCCTGAGCAATATTATTTCAGCCATAGCCGAGAAATTGACTTCAGCACAGCCGCTCATTTTACCCGCTACTTTGCCCAAAAAACCCTTAAACACGGCCTGCCGGCCCGCGTTGACCTTTTAAAGATAGACGTCCCTGCTACCGCTACGGCGCAAACCCCCTGGCGCACGGCCTCCATTTCCCGCCAGCGCTACTTTGAATCGGTAAAGCCCCAAAAACCTTCTGACCGCGATTACCAGATTTACATTGACCACGACACCCTGGAGCCGGAGTCGGATATTTATGTTTTTGCCGTAGACAAACAGGTCGCCGTGGCGCCAATGACGATTGACTTGACCGCCCCCATAGCTCTGGAGAGTGTGGTCAGGTTTTTCAACGGCAAAAGCGGGTGA